The stretch of DNA TTATAATAGACTTCTTCATAAAATAGTTTTAATTGGTTGTAGAATAATGTTGTTTTTTCTGTGGGGAAGGAGCTGTTTTGTTAAATACTGGGTTGTTTTAAGCGGCTTAGCTGCTTAAAACATGGTTGAAGAATCGTTTATGCTGAATGTTGTATTTTTTATAGAAATGCTGCCAATGATGTCCTACAAATATGGGATATTAAATACGATCTATCTAGCGTATAAATACCTGTTTTACTAAAGTACGTATTTATATCTATTAATTTATATTTTATTATAAAATAAATTATATAAGCGCTATCGTATTGGCTTTTATAGGATTAAAAGATAATCTATATAGAAGAGGGCAAGCAAGGATTAGATCGTTGTTAGAGTTAGGATTCGAAATCAAAAGCTGTAGCAACTAGATAATTTCTGGTATCTTTTTCTTTTAGTTGGACAAATAATTGGTGATCGTTGCAATAGAGATGAAATAATCGCTGTTCTGGAGCCAGTTTTATCCGCTTGGTTTTAAGTGTGCGCAATTGAACTAACTGAATGGTCGACTGAGCAGATGAGTTATAATTAGTGGATGCAAAGTATTCATTTGAAAAGCAAGAAACATTAGGAGATAATGAGTTGCGAAGGACTAAACGAGACTCTGTTTCATTGTTTTGGATAAAGCTATAGGTTTGGAGTTTGGTATAATTAGGAAAATTTTCTGATGCTGATGGGGGAGCCGTCGTAAGAATAAATCCATAAGGATGCTGCCAACCACTCTGAATTCTGAGGCGTTCATCGGCTGTTATACCCCCATAAGGATGTTCCTCATTATGAACTTTGGGGAGTTGATAAGCTGGTGTAAACCCTTTTAGTGGATAAATTCTTTGCCTGCGAAGTTGAAAAGAGCTGTCTGTTGAGGATTGGCTATGCTTATTTTTGAAATTCCTAGGGCCGTACTCAAAACTTAGTAACTCTTGTGGATTCTCGATGTTAACAGGTGAATCGTCAATGATGTAATGATGTTGTTTGCTTAGGCTGTCAAAGATAAAATGGTGTGCTTTAAAATGATAATATCGATCCCAGTTGCAGTTGGTTGAAGCAAAACAAGCATTGAGGGTACGATAAGTTTTTTTAAATGCTTCTCCTTCTTTGGTTTGAATCTCAAAAAAATCCCCTGTATTATCATCAATAAATACTTGTATATGAATAGCACCAAATGTATCATAGTAGTAAGCATCCAAAAAGAGTAAATCCTTAGAGCGTTCCATTGTCATTTTTAGCGTTCGATGCGGCCAGTTAATTTGCCATAGTGCTTTGTGGTCACTCAGAAAGCGTAGGTCTCTAGGACGGTCCATCGTAAATTCTAAGGTTCGATGCGGCCAGTCAATTTGCCATACCGTTTCTAAGTTATCCATATTGATTTTGTACAATGTTTGGTTTGGAAAGACTAGATAAATACTATTTTCGAAGGAAAAAAGGGATCCCCAATCATTGAATTCGCCAGGAAGTCTTTTGCGTCTGGTTTCTTTTCCTGTAACTGGATCCAGTTGAATCAAATAAAATATAGACAAATCTGTATCTAAATAAGAATAGACCAATGAATGGTTAGAAACAGCGAGTTGTGAGCGTTCATCAAAAGGAATGCGCCATTGCTGTTTTTTGTCCAATTGAAGTTGGGCATCTCTTTGGTAAGGAACAATAAAAAGATTAAAGAATACAAGTAGACTACCAATAATCAATAATTGAAGTAGTATTTTTTTCATGAGAGTACATCGTAAAATATAGCAAAAAGGAAGATGTGTGATTATAACAAAATACCTAGATAATCTGATAAGTAATGATAAAAAAACTTGTATTTTGCGCAAAAATTGAAAATAAGGACAAATTATGAAGCAATATTTAGATTTGTTAAAGCATATCCAAGAAAATGGAACAGCAAAAGGAGACCGTACAGGGACAGGAACTCGATCGGTTTTTGGGTATCAAATGCGTTTTAATTTAGAAGAAGGTTTTCCGCTTGTTACCACCAAAAAGGTACACCTAAAAAGTATTATCTATGAGTTGTTGTGGTTTTTAAATGGAGATACCAATGTTAAATATCTACAAGAAAACGGAGTGAGAATTTGGAATGAGTGGGCAGATGAAAATGGAGATTTAGGACCCGTTTATGGCAAACAATGGCGCAGTTGGACTCGATCAGATGGAGGAACGATAGATCAAATTCAGGAAGTGATAAACACCTTAAAAAATAACCCTAATTCTCGTCGAATTATTGTTAATGCTTGGAATGTTGCTGATTTGCCAGCGATGGCTTTGTCTCCTTGTCATACCATGTTTCAATTTTATGTAGCAGAGGGCAAACTGTCTTGTCAACTTTATCAGCGCAGTGCAGATTGTTTCTTAGGAGTTCCTTTTAACATCGCTTCTTATGCTTTGTTAACAATGATGATTGCACAAGTTTGTGATTTGGGGCTAGGAGATTTTATCCATACGTTTGGAGATGCTCATTTGTATAACAACCATTTAGAACAAACTGATTTACAGTTGAGCCGTGCGCCTAAGCCTTTGCCAATGATGAAAATTAATCCTGCTGTTAAGTCTATTTTTGATTTTAAATATGAAGATTTTGAGTTGGTTGGATATGACCCTCATCCTCATATCAAAGGGGCGGTAGCAGTGTAAGGTGGGCTACTTGCTTAATCTTCAAATGGCTGAATTAAAAGCCTCATGACATAAATAGAATAAGGGGTTTCTTATAAAAAAAATACAAGTGCTCAAAATCAGTGTTTTAATGATTCACTTTTGGCGTTAATTTGAAAATTTACCGATTTTATAATACTTGATAATCAAAAAACAATTTTGTGTAAACATTTTTATAAGAAAACCCTTTAACATTACTCTGTTGGAAACCCGAATACAAGATGTTTTTTTTGCTTTGTTATAACTGTTCTCATGAGCATAGCGAACTAAAAAAAGCAAAAAACTATCTCACGAGTGTAACGAACCGACCTCAGGGAGCTCATAAGCGCTAGCGCACTAGCTAATTAACGGAGCATTACTTTAAATAAAATAGAGCTACAAAATTGCACGATACTAAACTATTGATCGATCAGTTTTGTTTCTCTTTTGAATAAAGAAAAAGTGCTTGTCTTTTTCCTAATGATTTGTTGGTTACTAGAACGCTCTATTTGTCCTATAGATTTGTTGGTGTCCTAATTAAATGGTGTAGGATTAAGAAGCCTTGTTGCTATACAAGTATTTTGGACGAGTGCTGCCAATGATTGAATATTCCCACTAGCATAAAAAATATATGATGAATCCTGTAAGAAGATAACCAATGAGATTATTATTAGTATTCGTTGCACTAGGATGGATGACCTCTCTGACTTGGGCACAGCAAATAGATTCTACCAATAAAAAAATTATTCAAGCCATTTATACGGAGAAGGCTCCCAAGATAGATGGTGTATTGGATGAGGCAGTTTGGGAAAATGCTCCCATCGCAACCGATTTTATAGAAAACACCCCCAATCCAGGGCTTAGTGCTTCTCAAAAAACAGAGGTCAAGGTTTTGTATACAACAGAAGGAATTTATGTGGGAGCTAAAATGTACGATACGGCACCAGATAGTATTCTCAAACAACTGAGTGTAAGAGATGCTAGTGGAAGTGTTAATGCAGATAACTTTTCCATTTATATTGATGGCATGTACACCCAACAAGCAAATTTTACGTTTAAGGTAACTGCTGCAGGGGTTCAAATTGATGAAAATGATGGCGATGCGATTTGGGATGCGGTTTGGGCTAGTGCTGTTCGTATTGTTGAGGATGGGTGGATTGCAGAAATTGAAATACCTTATTCGCAATTGCGATTCCCAAAAAGTGTGCAACAAACGTGGGGGATCAATTTTAGTAGAACCATTCGAAGAAGCAGGCAGGAATTTTATTGGAGCGAGATAGATCCTACTCAGGGCAATGCAGTGCAACAGCAAGGATTGATGAAAGGGATTGAACGAATAAAACCACCTGTTAGGCTCTCGTTTACGCCTTATGTTGCAGGATATTTGAATCACGCTTATGATGGAACAACAGGGAAACATACATTAACGCCTAATTTTTCGGCAGGAGCAGATATGAAATATGGGATTAACGAAAGTTTTACCTTAGATGTCGCATTAGTGCCTGATTTTGGAGATGTTCAATCGGATAATTTAGTATTTAACCTAAGCCCTTTTGAAATTTATTATGCTGAGCGCCGTCCCTTTTTTACAGAGGGAGTAGAATTATTTGGTCGTGCTAATTTATTTTACTCTAGGAGAATCGGCAGTCGCCCTGCTCGGTATCGCTTGGCTGAAGGTCAGTTAGACAGTACCGAATGGGTGACCAGAAATCCCGAAAAGCCGTATTTGATCAATGCATTAAAAGTATCTGGTCGAACCAAAAAAGGACTAGGTTTGGGACTGTTCAACGCCTTAACAGCGCCTTCTTTTGCTCAGATTCAACGTGACTCAGGAGCAGGTCGAAAATATGAAACGGAATCGTTTACCAATTACAATGTAGTGGTGGTAGATCAGCAGTTTTGGAAGCATTCTTACATTAGTTTAATTAATACCTCTGTCATTCGTTTTGGCGGTTATACCGATGCCTTGGCGACAGGAACAGCTTTTAAAATTGCAGATAAAAAGAATCTTTATGGAGTTGATGGTAGTGCTGCTATGAGTCATCGTTTTTTAGATACAATGCTCCATAATAAAGGATACGACAGCGGCTATCGCTACGATATTGGTTTTCAGAAGTTTAGTGGTAACTTTAGGTTTGGTGTTCGACAAAAAACGATGAGTAAATATTATAACATCAACGACTTGGGATTTGTGGGAAGAACCAACTTTATTAATAGTTCTGCTTGGGTTTCTTATGACATTTATAAGCCTTTTGGAGCCTTTTTAAGAATGTGGTCTAAGCTAGATTTTTCTTATGAAATGCTATATAATCCTGCTGTTTTTACTCGGATTCAATTTGGAGGAAATTGGGGAGGACTGCTCCGAAATTTTTTATCCATTGGGGCTGATTTTAGGGTAGAACCAATTGGATATAATGATTATTTTGAGGCAAGAACCGATGGACAAGTTTGGGCAAAACCAACTTGGACTAGGATTAACTTTTGGTTTTCCAGTGATTACCGCAAAGCTTTTGCACTAGATGGCTGGGTAAATTACCGTCGTTTTTGGGGGGCAGGAGCTTGGACGGGCTCAGATGTGATAGCAGGAAACCTCAAACCATTGATTCGTTTTAACGATCATTTTAATATGATATTGAGTGCTACATTTACCGTACGACGCAATAGTTTGGGCTATGTGACCAAAACAGACAATGGGGCAGGAGGAGACCAAATTATTTTTGGAAGTCGTTTTAGGCAAGATTTAGAAACTTCCATTGCTGCTAACTACCTATTTACCAATAAAATTTCTTTAACTTTACGAGTACGACATTATTGGGCTGTTGTCGATTACAATCAATTTTATTTGCTTCAGACCAATGGAACAATGGGGGATGCACCATATACAGGTGAACATGATGCGAATTATAATGCGTTTAATGTAGATTTAATTTTCCGTTGGCGTTTTGCGCCAGGTTCAGAGCTCAATGTCGTTTGGAAAAATGCCGTTTTAGATAATGGAACAAACCCTAATTATAGCTATTTTAGTAATTTTGGTAGAATGTTTGAAACGGGACAAAATAATCAGTTCTCTATTAAGGCCTTATATTATTTAGATTTCTTTAAGTTGTTTAAAAACAAGAATCAAGGGAAACGTTTGGAGTAATTATAGTGCCATTAAAACAATCTAAAAATAGGACGACTATGAAAAAGACCATCTTATTAACACTTATTTTTAGTGTGGCGATAACTACTTTTTTGAAGGCTCAATCCATTGAAGAAGTGGGGGCAGTTGCAGCCAAAGGTCTGTGCGATTGTGTCAACGAAACGTATAGTAATATAGATAGCGATGTTAAGCGTGCAATGATTCGAATCATAAAATATCAAAGCCAAAACAAAGCAAGAGAAATGGAGACCTATATCAATTCTCTTTCCACAGATTTGGCTGCTAGAATCGAGGAACAAGCAGTGCTTTTTCAAGAAAACAACGACCTATTTGAGTTATGCGTAGAGGATATGGAAGAGGCTATGGCAAAGATCGGACTGGACGAAACCCTCTATGCTGATGTAACCGAGGAAGCGTTTGAACAAATATTGCTAGAACAGATGAATGCGATAAAAGGCTGTAAGTTTGCCTATCTTTTAATGAGTTTAGGTTTAGCAGAAGGGCAAGAGAGTGGTACGGAAAACAAAGGGCAAACAAAGGATAATTCTTACCATAAAAAATTCGAAGGAACAGGAGGAAATTAAAGAACCGTTATTCCATTACTCATTGCAAGACATTTTTATTTCGACTCGACGATTAACAATACTTCCTTCTTTTACCAATGGTTTTTTAGACCCAAACCATTCATAGTTAATTCGACGAGCTTTTATACCATACATGGTTAGCCAACGCTGAATTTTTATAACTCGTTGTTTAGACAACTCTATATTTCGTTCTTCTGAACCAAAAATATCGCTGTGTCCATAGAGCTCCACTGTTGCCTTAGGATGCTCTTTCATATAATTGAAAATAATGTTTAGGGTTGCATTAGCGGCAATCATCCCTTTAAATTTAGTGCTATTGTCATGGAACTTAATCTGATCTAAGATCAGTAGCTCTTCACAAACTAAATCTTGAGGTTTATGCAGCCGTTTGGAGGAGGGAGCATCTTCTTTAGGTGGGCTTGGTAGAGGATTAGATGTAGTTGTTCCTATGTATTTTTCTTCAAAGGTTTTTACATTTTTTTTACTATCTGCCTCATTTCCCAAATCTTTATCGTTCCAAGTTTTTAGTTTAATATTAAAACAATTAAAATGCTTCCTGTTAAACTCCTGTCCTTTGCCTTCTATAAGATCGGCTACTTTCATATCATCGTCTAAGCGTCCAAAATGCACTTCGCAACTAAAAATAGTATGTCCTGCTTTAGTGCTTAAGTGGTCAACATGGAATGCTTCCTTAGAAACATTCTCCTTAACTAGAACCCCATTCCTACGGATGTTTTTTACCGCAGTAATATCAAATTCCTTATCTATCCCTCTTCCTTTTAGATACCAAGGAGATTCTCCTCCAGGAGGATAAAAGATAGCTCCACCAGAGGTTTCATGGTCGCAAACAAAACGAAAATAAAAAATGGTACTAGAGGGCGTATAGTCAATTTTGTCTAAGATATAGGAATCTTGCCATTTTCTATATTGTGGTTTGTGATCGGTATAATTATGCTGCTCTTGGGCTAGAATATTGTTTGTTGTTAAGGCTAAAAATAAAGTAAAACAAAATAAATGACAAAGTAACTTTTTCATACGTGGGGGTGTTGAGGACTGAAATTTAATGGTTAATTGCAATTAACCATTATTTCAACCCTTCTGTTAATAGGACTTCCTTCGGGCTTTAGTGGCTGGTCAGGACCAAACCATTCGTAGTTAATTCGATGGATTTTAATTCCGTACATGGTTAACCAGCGTTGAATTTTTATAACCCGTTGCCTAGATAATTCCATATTGGCTTCCTTGTCGCCAAAAACATCGGTATGCCCATAAAGTGTTAGCGTAGATTCAGGATGTTCTTTCATGTAGTTGAATAGAATAAAAAGCGTTCTATTTGCTGCAACCATGCCTTTAAATTTGACGCTATTATCATGAAATTTAATCTTATCCAAAACCAGCATTTCACCACAAACAATATCTTGTGAAGAATTTAAGCGACTCACAGAATGTGGGTATTCTTCTTCTGGTTTTGGTTCGGGAGCTGGTTCTGGTTCTGGCTCAGGGGTTGGTTCTGGTTCTGGCTCAGGAGTAGGTTCTGGCTCAGGCTCAGGTTTGGGTTTTGGATCTGGCTTGGGTTTGGGTTTCGGAGCAGGGGTAGGTTTTACATTTTTAGGTTTAGAATTGACCCCATATTTTTTTTCAAATTCAGAAACCTTTTTCTCGCTATCTTTTTTATTTCCAAGATCACTATCATCCCAAGTTTTTAGCTTGACGTTAAAACAATTGAAGTGATTTTTGTTGAATTCTTGTCCTTTTCCTTCGATTAAATCCGCTGATGTTAGATCATTAGGAAGGCGTTCAAAATGAACTTCACAGCTAAATACCGTATAGCCAACACCCTCCAAGGCAGAGATGCTATAAGCAGCATTTCGGACTTTAGATTTCATTAATTTACCATTTCTACGCACATTGCGAATTTCTTTGATGTCAAAGTTTTTTTTGACATTTCTCCCTTTTAGATACCACGGATGTTCTCCTCCTGGCGGATAAAAAATAGCATTTGTGAATTTGCCACTTTTACAAACAAAACGAAAATAGAAGATCGTGCGATCTCGAGTATAATCGATTTTATCCAAAATATAATCATCTTGCCATTTTCTATACGAAGGTTTATGATCTGTATATGTTTTTTGGGCAACAGATGGTGTAATAATGAATGAAAGAATAAATAATAAAAAAATATAAAATGGTATTGTTTTCATTTATTTGTATTGATGTTTTGGATTTTTGAAGTTATTCATTGGACTAAACAAATCCTTCTGTATATAACAAACAAAATTTTTGCCAGTATTATTATACTAATACTTCGTTGATTTTTATGTTTTCTTATGAAATGGGCTATTCTAGTTGAATAGCATTTGAAACATTTAATTCATGAGAAGTAGAATCTTGTAACAAAGACTTTCTCTAATTTAAAAAAAATAAAAAGATTGTGATTAGTTTTTATCTTTTTGTTAGATAGTTATTTATAACTCGAAGTTGTTTAAAAATAGAGTTGCTTCGTTATGCGTTTCACTTATGGGGCAGGAAGCTGGGTTTGTGAGTGCTTCGCAGTTTTGTTGAATCAAGCCCATGGCAAGCTCATATAGATATAGTGAGTACCACCCCAAGAATAGCTCATGAGTGCAAGGAGCTAACCAAGCAGCAAAAGCTGATTTTTAGTGCTTATTTAAAATAGGGATGAATTAATTTAATATCAAAAAAATTGAAGTGGTTAGTGTCTTTTGATTTTTTTCGTCCTTCTATTAGATGTACTTTATTAACAGATGGGGGAAGGCGCTCAAAATGAACTTGACAAGAGAAGAAAGTAACTTCTTGGTTAGCATCGGTTTCTAATCGTAAGGGAAAGTCAGATAGCTTCTTTAATTTTAGAACGCCATTTTGCTTGATGTCAGTTACAGCCTTAAAGTCATATTTTTTTCCTGATTGTGCATCTTTTAAAAACCATGGATGTTTGCTATTGCTTGAATAAAAGAGGGCAGAAGAGACGGAACCATGAGTGGGAAATCGAAATAACAATAGAAATATGATTTCGGTTTTGGTATAGATCACTTTATGTAGTATGTAATCCTTCTTCCAAGGTCTATAAATAGGATTGGGATCAATGATGCCTCTATTTTTATAGGCATCTAAGTCATCGCTAATTAACTCATCTAGGGATTTTTGTATTTCCCCTTCTTTTTTTTGATGCTCAAACCTATCTTCTATGTATTCAATTGAAAAATCCCCTTTTTGGGATTTGTTTTTTGGTGTTGCATCAATAGCAACTCTCTTAGGTGCTTTGAGAGGCTTATCATTAACAAAAGACTGTTTTGAGTTATTAATTTGTTGCTCAAAATTTTGGATGCGTTTTGTTACTTCACTGGCCTCCTTAATTTCCTCATTTTTTAAATTAATATCTAGGCAATTCAGATGATTTCTATGAGATTTGTTTCCTCGTCCTTCTACTAATGATATTTTTTCTAAGTTTTCGGGCAGCCGCTCAAAGTAGATTTGGCAAGTAAAAAAAGTATGTTCTGTTTTTTCCTTAGTGAGTGCCGAAATGGTATGTTGTTCTTGCTCCAGTATTTCTAGCTGTATAAGACCATTTTTAGCAATATTCGTCAGCTTTTGTTGTGGATAAACCATTCCAGCTTCTGTTTCTAATACCCATGCAAATGTTCCTTTTGAAGCATAAAAAGTGGGGCTATCATATTGGCTATTGTTTTTGGCAAATCGAAAATGAATTATGGTATGCTGTGAAGTAAATTCGATTTTGTCGATTTGATACGTTGCCGACCACGTTTTATATTGAGGATTGTAATCAATGTAATTTATTTGGGCAAACAAGAAATTATTGGTTAATCCAAACATAAAAAAAAAGAACCCTATATACAGTTTGTAAAACATAGTAAATATGATAGTGTCTTTGGATGAAATAAATAACTCCTTTCAGTAGATAGAGAAAAGGAAGGATTGCATTTAGAGCATTCTTATGCTTATTCGTCTAATAAAAAATTAGTTAAAGCCTCTAAAAAGAGCTTTGGTTGTTCAGCATGTACCCAATGCCCTGCATTATCTATGTTAGCCAATTTTGCTTGTGGGAAAAATACTTGATAATCACTAAATTCTTCTTCTAATATATAGGAAGAATTAGCTCCTTTTATAAAAAGAGTAGGCTTGTTGTAAGGGCTTGATAGGTCACTACTACCCAAAATATGTTGATAAGCATTATGTATAACAGGCAAATTCATTTTCCATTCGTAGGTTTGCGTTTGCTTATTGATGCTCAAGTTTTTTAAAATAAATTGGCGAACAGCATAAGATTCTATCCTAGATTCCAAAAATTCATTGGCTTGCTTCCTAGATTTTAAACTCGTTAAGTCCAATGCAAATAAAGCATCAAAAATGGGTTGATGATTGCCTTTATAGGCTTTAGGAGCTATATCTACCACTGCTAATTTGTTAACTAGATCGGGGTTTTCAGTGGCTAGTTGCATGGCTACTTTTCCACCCATAGAATGCCCTACAATATGTGCTTCATAAATCCAATTATTTTCCATGAATTCATAAACATCATTTGCCATAATGCTATAACTAAACGCTTCAGAATGAGGAGAACGTCCATGATTTCGAAGGTCAATGATGAAAACCATAAAATGTTTTGCTAGTTGTTTGGCTATTGTTTGCCAATTGTCTAGGGTTCCAAACATTCCATGTAAAATAACAACAGGTTCTCCTTCTCCAAATACTTTATAATTTAATTGCATATTGATTCTTTGATCGTATGATTTTGACGAACTATTTAAAGGGCTAATTTTTATCTTAAATTGAAAACAATCTTAGCCCCCCAAAGTTCTATAAAAAAACAAAAAATACCAATAAAAATATGCTAAGAATTATATCTGGAGTAGGAAGGGGAAAAAATGGAGTATTACAATTTTACGCTTGAATATTTTTATGTTCTGTTATTTTACAAACGATTAATTTCGTCCTCAGAAAGCCCTGTATACTGAGCTATTTTAGAAACAGAAAAGCCATCTGCTTTCATTTCTTTAGCTACATCTTGCCTGCCCTTCTTTATCCCCTCTTCTATGCCTTCTGCCTTAGAAGTATCCACAACGTTTTTAAGGTCTCGATAGTATTTTAAACTTTCCTCATAGAGTTGTTTTTCTTTAGGGGAAAACTTAGCGATTTCAGCAGCTTCAAAGAGTTTTTGAAAGATTCTTTCTTGTAGTGCAATAGGACGGTTTTGGAGATTGGCAAGATGTCTAAAAATATAAAGCCACTTATCGAATTTAGATTCTAGTTGAGCAACCTCTTTGGTGAACTTAGGGAGTTCGATATAGATATATGTCAGTTTATCGTAAAAGAGCCTATTTTTATGATCTTTTAATTTTACGGTATGCAAAATATCATCTCTATCTTTGTGCTCGTCAAAAACAAAATCTAAAATGCCAATGGTATAAACAGCGGCCAATTGAAAATCCCAATCGCCCTTTTTAGCCTGCTCTTGTATGGGAAAGGTAGAGTAAAAAACAGATCGATCCTTAAAGAAATTTTGCTTAGCTTTTT from Aureispira anguillae encodes:
- a CDS encoding OmpA family protein — translated: MKTIPFYIFLLFILSFIITPSVAQKTYTDHKPSYRKWQDDYILDKIDYTRDRTIFYFRFVCKSGKFTNAIFYPPGGEHPWYLKGRNVKKNFDIKEIRNVRRNGKLMKSKVRNAAYSISALEGVGYTVFSCEVHFERLPNDLTSADLIEGKGQEFNKNHFNCFNVKLKTWDDSDLGNKKDSEKKVSEFEKKYGVNSKPKNVKPTPAPKPKPKPDPKPKPEPEPEPTPEPEPEPTPEPEPEPAPEPKPEEEYPHSVSRLNSSQDIVCGEMLVLDKIKFHDNSVKFKGMVAANRTLFILFNYMKEHPESTLTLYGHTDVFGDKEANMELSRQRVIKIQRWLTMYGIKIHRINYEWFGPDQPLKPEGSPINRRVEIMVNCN
- a CDS encoding OmpA family protein, whose amino-acid sequence is MKKLLCHLFCFTLFLALTTNNILAQEQHNYTDHKPQYRKWQDSYILDKIDYTPSSTIFYFRFVCDHETSGGAIFYPPGGESPWYLKGRGIDKEFDITAVKNIRRNGVLVKENVSKEAFHVDHLSTKAGHTIFSCEVHFGRLDDDMKVADLIEGKGQEFNRKHFNCFNIKLKTWNDKDLGNEADSKKNVKTFEEKYIGTTTSNPLPSPPKEDAPSSKRLHKPQDLVCEELLILDQIKFHDNSTKFKGMIAANATLNIIFNYMKEHPKATVELYGHSDIFGSEERNIELSKQRVIKIQRWLTMYGIKARRINYEWFGSKKPLVKEGSIVNRRVEIKMSCNE
- a CDS encoding carbohydrate binding family 9 domain-containing protein, producing the protein MRLLLVFVALGWMTSLTWAQQIDSTNKKIIQAIYTEKAPKIDGVLDEAVWENAPIATDFIENTPNPGLSASQKTEVKVLYTTEGIYVGAKMYDTAPDSILKQLSVRDASGSVNADNFSIYIDGMYTQQANFTFKVTAAGVQIDENDGDAIWDAVWASAVRIVEDGWIAEIEIPYSQLRFPKSVQQTWGINFSRTIRRSRQEFYWSEIDPTQGNAVQQQGLMKGIERIKPPVRLSFTPYVAGYLNHAYDGTTGKHTLTPNFSAGADMKYGINESFTLDVALVPDFGDVQSDNLVFNLSPFEIYYAERRPFFTEGVELFGRANLFYSRRIGSRPARYRLAEGQLDSTEWVTRNPEKPYLINALKVSGRTKKGLGLGLFNALTAPSFAQIQRDSGAGRKYETESFTNYNVVVVDQQFWKHSYISLINTSVIRFGGYTDALATGTAFKIADKKNLYGVDGSAAMSHRFLDTMLHNKGYDSGYRYDIGFQKFSGNFRFGVRQKTMSKYYNINDLGFVGRTNFINSSAWVSYDIYKPFGAFLRMWSKLDFSYEMLYNPAVFTRIQFGGNWGGLLRNFLSIGADFRVEPIGYNDYFEARTDGQVWAKPTWTRINFWFSSDYRKAFALDGWVNYRRFWGAGAWTGSDVIAGNLKPLIRFNDHFNMILSATFTVRRNSLGYVTKTDNGAGGDQIIFGSRFRQDLETSIAANYLFTNKISLTLRVRHYWAVVDYNQFYLLQTNGTMGDAPYTGEHDANYNAFNVDLIFRWRFAPGSELNVVWKNAVLDNGTNPNYSYFSNFGRMFETGQNNQFSIKALYYLDFFKLFKNKNQGKRLE
- a CDS encoding PQQ-like beta-propeller repeat protein, with the translated sequence MKKILLQLLIIGSLLVFFNLFIVPYQRDAQLQLDKKQQWRIPFDERSQLAVSNHSLVYSYLDTDLSIFYLIQLDPVTGKETRRKRLPGEFNDWGSLFSFENSIYLVFPNQTLYKINMDNLETVWQIDWPHRTLEFTMDRPRDLRFLSDHKALWQINWPHRTLKMTMERSKDLLFLDAYYYDTFGAIHIQVFIDDNTGDFFEIQTKEGEAFKKTYRTLNACFASTNCNWDRYYHFKAHHFIFDSLSKQHHYIIDDSPVNIENPQELLSFEYGPRNFKNKHSQSSTDSSFQLRRQRIYPLKGFTPAYQLPKVHNEEHPYGGITADERLRIQSGWQHPYGFILTTAPPSASENFPNYTKLQTYSFIQNNETESRLVLRNSLSPNVSCFSNEYFASTNYNSSAQSTIQLVQLRTLKTKRIKLAPEQRLFHLYCNDHQLFVQLKEKDTRNYLVATAFDFES
- a CDS encoding alpha/beta fold hydrolase, which codes for MQLNYKVFGEGEPVVILHGMFGTLDNWQTIAKQLAKHFMVFIIDLRNHGRSPHSEAFSYSIMANDVYEFMENNWIYEAHIVGHSMGGKVAMQLATENPDLVNKLAVVDIAPKAYKGNHQPIFDALFALDLTSLKSRKQANEFLESRIESYAVRQFILKNLSINKQTQTYEWKMNLPVIHNAYQHILGSSDLSSPYNKPTLFIKGANSSYILEEEFSDYQVFFPQAKLANIDNAGHWVHAEQPKLFLEALTNFLLDE
- a CDS encoding Rpn family recombination-promoting nuclease/putative transposase; this translates as MNLKDKYINPLTDFGFKKLFGIEPNKELLIDFLNQLLPSFHQIKNLSYTKNEHLGNTPLERKAIFDLYCESASGEKFIVEVQKAKQNFFKDRSVFYSTFPIQEQAKKGDWDFQLAAVYTIGILDFVFDEHKDRDDILHTVKLKDHKNRLFYDKLTYIYIELPKFTKEVAQLESKFDKWLYIFRHLANLQNRPIALQERIFQKLFEAAEIAKFSPKEKQLYEESLKYYRDLKNVVDTSKAEGIEEGIKKGRQDVAKEMKADGFSVSKIAQYTGLSEDEINRL
- a CDS encoding thymidylate synthase; protein product: MKQYLDLLKHIQENGTAKGDRTGTGTRSVFGYQMRFNLEEGFPLVTTKKVHLKSIIYELLWFLNGDTNVKYLQENGVRIWNEWADENGDLGPVYGKQWRSWTRSDGGTIDQIQEVINTLKNNPNSRRIIVNAWNVADLPAMALSPCHTMFQFYVAEGKLSCQLYQRSADCFLGVPFNIASYALLTMMIAQVCDLGLGDFIHTFGDAHLYNNHLEQTDLQLSRAPKPLPMMKINPAVKSIFDFKYEDFELVGYDPHPHIKGAVAV